A stretch of DNA from Myxococcota bacterium:
ACGGATTCATAACCCCATAGCTCAGCTTGGATACAAACAAATGATCGCCCACCAACAAAGTCGGAATCATCGAGCCTGAAGGAATCTGAAACGGCTCAACAATCAAGATTCTCAAAGCCAAAGCACCAAGCAAAGCAAACACCAGTGATTCAAAACCACCGACTAAACCTTTTCGAGGCACTTTACCCAAAAACGCCTTAGCGTTCACATCAACCTGTTTCATGGTGTGTTCCACCAACTTCAGATTAGGCCGAGGATTCAACGTATGCTGTTCAAGCTCATTTAATGAAGTTTCAAACGCTAGCAATTGCTGCGGCCGATTTGCTCGGAGTTTCTTAGAGCTTTTGGCAAGCTTCTCTCTATACAATTTCAATTCATTGCGCGCCCGACGCATGGTGAACGCTTTCTCGCGAGAACCGTCTTCAAAAAACAGGTCGTCCAAAAACGCGCCTAGATTCTTAGTGCCGTAGTAAACGATCATAATCGCCACAGCCAAACCGAGTAAAATATTCGAGCCGAGTCCGCCTGGCTCATAAACCAAGCCCCAGACAGTGAACACCAAAGTCACAGATAAAATGCACGCGATAATGCGGCCAGGTTTCAAATATTGGTTCATTTTGTCCTCAATCAATCTTCAACACAGATAAGAAAGCAGCTTGCGGCACTTCGATCTTCCCAATCTGCCTCATTCTCTTTTTGCCTTTTTTTTGCTTTTCAAGCAACTTTCGCTTCCTGGAGATATCCCCACCGTAACATTTGGCGGTTACGTCCTTTCGAAGCGCTGAAATGGTTTCGCGAGAGATAATCTTGCCGCCGATGGCTGCCTGGATTGCCACCTGAAACTGCTGCTTCGGGATAATCTCTTTCATCTTCTCGCAGATAACTTTGCCGCGTTGATGCGCCGTTGTCTGGTGCAACACCAAAGACAACGCATCGACCGGATCGCCGTTTAGCAAAATATCTACTTTGACAAGCTTGGATCTGCGATAGCCTTCAAGTTCATAATCCAAACTGGCATAACCACGGCTCAGCGATTTTAAGCGATCGAAGAAATCGAACACGATCTCTGCCATAGGCAACATGTACAAAACCACCGCATGCGTTGGGCTCGGGTAATCAATACCAACTTGCTCGCCCCGACGCTCTTCGCAAAGCGTAATGATCGATCCGACATAATCCGTCGGCGCATGAATGCTCACTTTAACGTAAGGCTCTTCCAAAAACTCGGTCGTCGTTGGCTCTGGCATTTTGGACGGGTTATCAATGTTAATCACCGCACCGGATTTCAGATGAGCTTTAAAAATCACGGTAGGCGCTGTGGTAATCAAATCCAGATCGAACTCGCGCTCAAGCCTTTCTTGCACAATTTCCATGTGCAACAAGCCCAAAAATCCACATCGGTATCCAAACCCTAGAGCCTGACTGGTCTCTGGCTCATAAACCAATGAAGCATCATTCAAAACCAATTTAGAAAGCGCGTCCCGAAGGTTTTCATAGTCCGAAGTTTCTGTCGGAAAGATCCCCGCAAACACCATCGGCTTCACTTCTTTAAAGCCCTGAACCGGTGCCGGCGCAGGGTTATTGATGGTGGTAATGGTATCACCAACGCGAGCATCCGTGACGCTCTTCACATTCGCAATCACAAAACCCACTTCACCACTGCTCAGACTCGGCAGCTTGACCGGGTGCGGTGAAAATGCGCCGATTTCCTGGACCACAAATTCTTTGCCAGTATGCATGAGGCGTATAGGCGTTCCAGGCGCAAGTGACCCTTGCACAACCCGCACCAGCACTACAACGCCGCGGTAGGCATCAAACCAACTGTCAAAAATAAGGGCCTGCAGCGGTGCATCGATAGGCCCAGAAGGCGGCGGCACTTGTTTGACCACAGCCTCCAAAACATCCTCAATACCAAGGCCAGTCTTGCCGGAAGCGAGCACGCTTTGAGAGGCATCAATACCGATAATATCTTCGATCTCTTGTCGAACTCGTTCCGGCTCAGCATTCGGCAGATCGATTTTATTAATCACCGGTACAATGGTCAGATTGTTGTCCAGTGCCAAATAAACATTGGCGAGCGTCTGTGCCTGTACCCCTTGCGACGCATCAACAACAAGCAGCGCGCCTTCACAAGCAGACAAAGAGCGCGAGACTTCATAACCAAAATCCACGTGCCCCGGCGTATCGATCAAATTAAACAGATAGGTTTGGCCATCCTTGGCCTCGTAATGCAGCCTAACCGCTTGAGACTTGATGGTAATGCCCCGCTCTCTTTCAAGCTCCATTTTATCCAAAAATTGCTCTTTCATCTCCCGAGACGAGAGCGCGCCGGTAAATTCCAGAATTCGATCGGCCAATGTGCTCTTGCCATGATCAATATGAGCAATAATTGAAAAATTCCGGATATTTTGCATGCAGCCTAAGGCTATCGCACAAGTAGGAGGGCCAATCAATCGGTGTGTGGTGGGGGCTGGGCTGGCGAATAAACAGTCTAAATTGGCAGTTTGAATTATATGCACTTTGGAAAACTACTCATCACGACAGCACTCATCTTTAGCACCGCCAGCTTTTCCATGCCGCTAGGCTACAAAATTGGCGGCGGGATCTTCACAGCAGGTGCAATTGGCTTAATCGTCGGCGGCATTATCGCTGGTGTGACCGATAAAGAAGAGTATTGCGACCCGGCCTCGCGGTTTAAGGATAAAGTAGTGGTTGGTACGCATGACTGCAGTTATCAAACCTGTGCTGTTCAGAGTTGCAGCAGTAACGGTAAGACAAACAGCTGCCACTGCTCCT
This window harbors:
- the lepB gene encoding signal peptidase I, whose product is MNQYLKPGRIIACILSVTLVFTVWGLVYEPGGLGSNILLGLAVAIMIVYYGTKNLGAFLDDLFFEDGSREKAFTMRRARNELKLYREKLAKSSKKLRANRPQQLLAFETSLNELEQHTLNPRPNLKLVEHTMKQVDVNAKAFLGKVPRKGLVGGFESLVFALLGALALRILIVEPFQIPSGSMIPTLLVGDHLFVSKLSYGVMNPFSRQPSYLVRWASPKPGQVMIFEAPEYVPSNAGATWIKRVIAGPGQRVQVKDSVVNVDGKPYQHVEKDKLIKFYDYYMSHNVWHELSAFENREEVTPSVTHAIYMAELDEKWPTADQRELPGLTCDENSCLVADGHIFVMGDNRGGSADSRMWGALPIDNVKGRALFVWMSVDGRKEWFSLGRFSLPQFRWSRWFGEIR
- the lepA gene encoding translation elongation factor 4; translated protein: MQNIRNFSIIAHIDHGKSTLADRILEFTGALSSREMKEQFLDKMELERERGITIKSQAVRLHYEAKDGQTYLFNLIDTPGHVDFGYEVSRSLSACEGALLVVDASQGVQAQTLANVYLALDNNLTIVPVINKIDLPNAEPERVRQEIEDIIGIDASQSVLASGKTGLGIEDVLEAVVKQVPPPSGPIDAPLQALIFDSWFDAYRGVVVLVRVVQGSLAPGTPIRLMHTGKEFVVQEIGAFSPHPVKLPSLSSGEVGFVIANVKSVTDARVGDTITTINNPAPAPVQGFKEVKPMVFAGIFPTETSDYENLRDALSKLVLNDASLVYEPETSQALGFGYRCGFLGLLHMEIVQERLEREFDLDLITTAPTVIFKAHLKSGAVINIDNPSKMPEPTTTEFLEEPYVKVSIHAPTDYVGSIITLCEERRGEQVGIDYPSPTHAVVLYMLPMAEIVFDFFDRLKSLSRGYASLDYELEGYRRSKLVKVDILLNGDPVDALSLVLHQTTAHQRGKVICEKMKEIIPKQQFQVAIQAAIGGKIISRETISALRKDVTAKCYGGDISRKRKLLEKQKKGKKRMRQIGKIEVPQAAFLSVLKID